The following coding sequences lie in one Apostichopus japonicus isolate 1M-3 chromosome 13, ASM3797524v1, whole genome shotgun sequence genomic window:
- the LOC139978339 gene encoding uncharacterized protein, whose translation MSVTGGSLIASTLLQENGQFQRRPHVILNEELTEKIEETKQKLWCIACSIYYMWEKKQYITRRCKRVQDKLQQAETFDGEQSLPPTKDALIQHVKRCTNQAAIHSRALQQRIDALSPEGHGWKLENDDFITWMTKPPDPDVLLQCVSSSCRVGKCLKGRCS comes from the exons atgagtgttacaggcggttcattgatagcaagcacattgctgcaagaaaacggacagttccagaggagaccccatgtgattttaaacgaagaattgacggaaaagatcgaggaaaccaagcagaagctctggtgtattgcctgttcaatttattatatgtgggaaaagaaacaatacattactcggcgttgcaaacgggtgcaggacaagctgcagcaggcagagactttcgatggag agcagagtttaccaccaacaaaagatgctctgatccagcatgttaagcgctgcaccaaccaggctgctattcacagtagggcattgcagcaaaggattgatgcactctcaccagagggacatggatggaaacttgaaaatgatgactttatcacttggatgacgaagccacctgacccagatgttttgcttcagtgtgtcagcagtagctgtagagtcggcaaatgtcttaaaggaagatgttcctga